A window of Streptomyces broussonetiae genomic DNA:
CACAGTGCAGGAGCGGTCAGTTGAAGGCGCCGAACGCCTTCGAGAAGGCGAACTTGTCCTGGACGATGGAGCTGCAGGTCGGGTCGGCGGAGTTCTTCGCGCCGCCGTCGCACTGCTTGTCGCGGGCGGCGGACCACATCGACAGGCCGCCGAGGCCCTTGGACTTGGCGAAGCCCACCAGCTGTGTGGCGTCGTCGACCTTGAAGATCTCGGAGGAGACGTCGTTGACACCGATCATCGGGGTGACCGCGACGGCCTTCCAGGCGGCCGAGTCGGACAGCCCGAGCACGCCCTTGATCTGGGCCTGGGTGGCGGTGGCGGCCTGCTGGGCGTAGTCGCCCATGTCGCCGCTGTACGAGGAGCCGTAGTCCATCGCCATGATGTTGACGGTGCCGATCTTCGCGCCGTTGGACTTGGCGTTCGACAGCAGGTTCACGCCGTCCTGGGTGAGGCCCTCGGGCATCACCGGGAGGGTGAAGGAGACGTCCAGGCCCGGGTGCTGCGCCTGGAGCTTCGCTATCGCCTGCGCCCGCAGGGTGTTCGCCGCCGTGTTCGGCAGCGCGCCGCCCTCGACGTCGAAGTCGACCTTGGTGAGCTTGAAGGCGTCGATCACCTTGCCGTACGCCGCCGCCAGCGCGTCGGCGGAGGAGCAGGTGGTGGCCAGCTCGGAGCCGGAGGCGCCGCCGAAGGAGACCCGGACGTCACCGCCCTTGGCGCGCAGCGAGCCGATCTGCGCCGCCACGGCGTCGCTGGTCACGTCGGTCACGCCGCCCCACTTGGGGGTGCAGCCGCCGCCGTCGGTGATGAAGGCGAGGTTGTAGTTCTTCACCCCGGTCGCGTCCGCGGCGCCGACCAGGTCGAAGGCCGGGTAGAGGGAGGTGTCGACGTAGGGGGCGAAGCCGGCGGAGGCGGTGGTGCCGCTGCCGCTGCCGGTGGTCTGCGAGGCGGTCGGGGTCGGGGTCGCGCTCTGGGTGGGGGTGGAGGTCCTGGTGGCGGTCGGGGTGGGGGCCGGCGACGGGGTCCCGGTCGGACGTCCGCTCGGCTCGGGAGTGGCGCCGCCGTCCGCGGAGCACTGGCTGTTGTCGATACGGCAGCCGGTCGGGGCGCCGCTGCCGTCGACCACGAAGCCCACCGTCACCGACTTGCCCGGGGCGAGGCCTTCGGTGTCCCACTTCGCCGGCCTGACGGTGACGTGCGAGCCGCTCACGCTCGACTCGCCGTTCCACAGCGAGCTGAGCCTGGCACCCGCCGGGAGGTCGAACTCCAGCGTCCAGGACTTCTCCTGCGCGCTGCTGTTGTTGGTGACGACGTACTGGGCGGTGTAACCGGTCGACCAGTCGCTGGTCCTGGTGTACGCGGCGTTCACACCGGCCGCGTTCGCGGTGCCGGTGAGCAGGACCGCGCCGCCGCCGACGACGGCTGCGGCCACGAGGCCGCCGATCGCCTTGTTCCTGCCACTGATCCTGCGCCGGTGCGTGCTCATGCGCGTGCCTGCCTTCGCTGTTCACGGGGGGTGGGGTGCGGCAGCACGCTAGCGATTCGGAATCGGACAAACCGCCTGATCGGGGCGGCGGTTGAAGACCTTAGGGTGCCTTTAAGGAAGGGATCGGGGACGGTTAATGGTCGAGACCGGTCGGGACCGGTTTGCCCGATCGGCGCCTGCGCACCGACCCGCGGTGCCCGCGCCCCACCGGCCGCCGTCCGTCCAGCTGGAACCAGATCCGCACCTCGGTGCCGCCCAGCACCGAGGAGCCGATCCGGACGTCGCCGCCGGTGGACTCGGCGAGCCGGCGCACGATGTCGAGGCCCAGGCCGGTCGAGCCGGCGCTGCCCGAGCCGCGGCCCCTGGCCATCGCGGCGTCCGGGTCGGGTATGCCGGGGCCCGCGTCGGAGACCAGCACGATCACCGCGTCCTCGCCGTTGTGCACGTCGACCGCGAAGGCGGTGCCCTCGGCGGTGTGCCGGAAGACGTTGCCGAGCAGGGCGTCGAGAGCGGCGGCCAGATCGGCGCGGGCCACGGGTATGCGCACCGGTCCGTCCACGCCGGCCACCCGCCACTTGCGGCCCTCGTCCTCGGCGAGCGCGGACCAGAACTCCATGCGCTCGCGCACCACCCCGGCCGCGTCGCACCCGGCGCCGGGCAGGGCCGCGGCCGTCTGCGGCTTGGCCTCGCGGGCCGTGCGGATGATGGTGTCGACCTCGCGCTCCAGCTGGGCGACGGCCGCCCGGGTCTGCTCGGCCGCCGGTCCGGCCCCGAGAGAGGCCGCGTTGAGCCGGAGCACGGTCAGCGGGGTGCGCAGCCGGTGCGAGAGGTCGGCCGCCAGCTCGCGCTCGTTCGCCAGGAGTTGGACGACCTGGTCGGCCATGGAGTTGAACGCGACGGCCGCGAGCCGGAGTTCGGTCGGCCCGTCCTCCGGAACCCGGGCGCCCAGCCTGCCCTCGCCCAGCTCGTGCGCCCCGCGCACCAGCCGCTGCGCGGGCCGCACCATCCGCACCCCGAGCCGGTCGGCGACCGCGACCGAGCCGACGATCAGCGCGAGGCCGACGGCGGCGAGCACAGCCCAGGCCGTGCCGACGCCGTTGCTCACCTCGGACTCGGGGACGTAGACCTCG
This region includes:
- a CDS encoding glycoside hydrolase family 18 protein, which encodes MSTHRRRISGRNKAIGGLVAAAVVGGGAVLLTGTANAAGVNAAYTRTSDWSTGYTAQYVVTNNSSAQEKSWTLEFDLPAGARLSSLWNGESSVSGSHVTVRPAKWDTEGLAPGKSVTVGFVVDGSGAPTGCRIDNSQCSADGGATPEPSGRPTGTPSPAPTPTATRTSTPTQSATPTPTASQTTGSGSGTTASAGFAPYVDTSLYPAFDLVGAADATGVKNYNLAFITDGGGCTPKWGGVTDVTSDAVAAQIGSLRAKGGDVRVSFGGASGSELATTCSSADALAAAYGKVIDAFKLTKVDFDVEGGALPNTAANTLRAQAIAKLQAQHPGLDVSFTLPVMPEGLTQDGVNLLSNAKSNGAKIGTVNIMAMDYGSSYSGDMGDYAQQAATATQAQIKGVLGLSDSAAWKAVAVTPMIGVNDVSSEIFKVDDATQLVGFAKSKGLGGLSMWSAARDKQCDGGAKNSADPTCSSIVQDKFAFSKAFGAFN
- a CDS encoding sensor histidine kinase encodes the protein MRWALVKVCLAVTTMVVVAFAVPLGLVVKEMARDRAFSNAEREAAAVAPALSITTDRDKLERVVASAGADSGMAVHLAAADGRPALDLGRQRAADRDIQAVRRMGRASTSSVPGGSTLLQPVALSSGTIAVVEVYVPESEVSNGVGTAWAVLAAVGLALIVGSVAVADRLGVRMVRPAQRLVRGAHELGEGRLGARVPEDGPTELRLAAVAFNSMADQVVQLLANERELAADLSHRLRTPLTVLRLNAASLGAGPAAEQTRAAVAQLEREVDTIIRTAREAKPQTAAALPGAGCDAAGVVRERMEFWSALAEDEGRKWRVAGVDGPVRIPVARADLAAALDALLGNVFRHTAEGTAFAVDVHNGEDAVIVLVSDAGPGIPDPDAAMARGRGSGSAGSTGLGLDIVRRLAESTGGDVRIGSSVLGGTEVRIWFQLDGRRPVGRGHRGSVRRRRSGKPVPTGLDH